The following coding sequences lie in one Thermodesulforhabdaceae bacterium genomic window:
- a CDS encoding ribose-phosphate pyrophosphokinase codes for MAMYGVKIFAGNSNIQLAENICRNLGLSLGKALVSTFSDGEIRVEIQENVRGADVFVIQSGCHPVNDHLMELLVMIDALKRASARRITAVMPYYSYARQDRKNKPRVPITARLVADLLSRAGANRILTMDLHAGQIQGFFDIPVDNLYASPVLLPYIKERFGNNIVIVSPDAGGVPRARAYASRLNAGLALIDKRRIDANQAEAMNIIGDVEGKTAIILDDMVDTAGTLKEAAKALKNKGAKSIHACVTHPVLSGNAINNIQESCIETLVVTDTIPLRPQAALCPKIQVVSTARLFSEAIKGIHNEDSISSLFEIQH; via the coding sequence ATGGCGATGTATGGAGTGAAAATATTTGCGGGGAATAGCAACATTCAATTGGCAGAAAATATTTGTCGTAATTTAGGATTATCTCTCGGGAAAGCTCTTGTATCAACCTTTAGTGACGGTGAAATAAGGGTTGAAATTCAGGAAAACGTGAGAGGTGCCGATGTCTTTGTAATTCAGTCTGGTTGCCACCCTGTAAACGATCACCTTATGGAACTTCTGGTAATGATTGATGCTCTAAAGCGCGCATCTGCTCGCCGTATCACGGCTGTCATGCCCTATTATAGCTATGCAAGACAGGATAGAAAGAATAAGCCGCGAGTTCCAATAACGGCTCGACTTGTGGCAGATTTGTTGTCCCGAGCTGGTGCCAATAGAATACTCACAATGGATCTTCATGCTGGTCAAATCCAGGGCTTCTTCGATATACCCGTTGATAATCTTTATGCTTCTCCAGTGTTGCTTCCTTACATCAAGGAAAGATTTGGAAATAATATTGTAATTGTATCCCCTGATGCTGGCGGGGTGCCAAGAGCAAGAGCTTACGCAAGCCGCTTGAACGCCGGGCTGGCTCTTATAGACAAGCGCCGTATTGATGCCAATCAGGCTGAAGCCATGAACATAATCGGTGACGTAGAAGGGAAAACGGCTATCATCCTTGACGACATGGTCGATACGGCGGGAACTCTTAAAGAAGCGGCTAAAGCACTCAAAAACAAAGGCGCCAAATCCATCCACGCTTGCGTAACTCACCCAGTCCTCTCCGGTAACGCTATCAATAATATACAGGAGTCCTGTATAGAGACCCTTGTTGTCACGGACACTATTCCTTTGAGACCTCAAGCAGCCCTTTGTCCCAAGATACAGGTCGTATCTACAGCTCGCCTCTTTTCAGAAGCCATCAAGGGAATCCACAATGAGGATTCCATTAGTTCTCTTTTCGAAATTCAGCACTGA
- a CDS encoding MotA/TolQ/ExbB proton channel family protein, whose protein sequence is MKAILAGVGITAVWYGLMLYVNPFPRLEQMFCGSFASVIVSFAGFLGLSLSAKTLMTQRNLGSDFEKVMRIIGDAPGTLSNIEVYRNFVCDRIRKDFGFLKVFPNFCVVFGLLGTLVGIAQGVDTLAGLWAGTTDIIAMKSEISQFLRYLAKAFDSAILGLLFGIITAVAINLAQRWSEKKVIGYLSDKVKNMLIEWDKALETQPSEGKTGGSGTGDRSRN, encoded by the coding sequence ATGAAGGCGATTTTGGCAGGAGTTGGTATTACCGCTGTATGGTATGGCTTAATGCTTTATGTGAATCCTTTTCCAAGACTTGAGCAGATGTTTTGTGGAAGTTTTGCAAGTGTTATTGTGTCTTTTGCCGGTTTTCTAGGATTGTCTCTTTCTGCTAAGACTCTTATGACCCAGCGCAACCTGGGAAGCGATTTTGAGAAAGTGATGAGAATAATTGGTGATGCACCAGGGACACTTAGCAACATTGAAGTATATAGAAACTTTGTTTGTGATAGGATAAGGAAAGATTTTGGTTTCCTGAAGGTTTTTCCTAACTTCTGTGTTGTTTTTGGGCTACTTGGAACCCTTGTGGGTATTGCTCAGGGTGTGGATACCTTAGCTGGTCTTTGGGCTGGAACGACAGATATTATTGCTATGAAGAGCGAGATTTCTCAGTTTCTAAGATACCTGGCTAAAGCTTTTGACTCGGCCATTTTGGGACTTCTTTTTGGAATTATCACAGCGGTAGCTATAAATCTTGCCCAGAGATGGTCGGAAAAGAAAGTGATAGGGTATTTAAGCGATAAAGTTAAAAATATGCTCATAGAATGGGATAAAGCTCTGGAAACACAGCCTTCTGAAGGGAAAACCGGAGGTTCTGGAACAGGTGATAGATCGAGAAATTAG
- the rfaE2 gene encoding D-glycero-beta-D-manno-heptose 1-phosphate adenylyltransferase: MRERISRARDKVLSEKDLGFFCKLSRSRNLSIVFTNGCFDILHIGHLRYLEAAKGMGDILVVAVNSDESVRQIKGPSRPILPEFARAEMVAGLHCVDAVTIFDTPDPLPLIKRIKPDILVKGGDWDLNAIVGKDFVESYGGRVVTVPITKGFSTTEIINKIRSMDQLNNNS, encoded by the coding sequence ATGAGAGAAAGAATATCCAGAGCCAGGGACAAAGTTCTTAGTGAAAAAGATCTTGGTTTTTTTTGTAAACTTTCCCGTTCCCGAAATCTAAGCATTGTCTTTACCAACGGTTGTTTCGATATTCTGCACATTGGACATCTTAGATACCTTGAAGCTGCAAAGGGAATGGGAGACATTCTTGTAGTGGCGGTAAATTCAGATGAATCGGTAAGACAAATAAAAGGACCTTCACGTCCTATTCTGCCGGAGTTTGCCCGAGCAGAAATGGTTGCAGGACTTCACTGCGTAGATGCTGTTACAATCTTTGATACACCTGATCCCTTACCACTTATAAAGCGCATCAAACCAGACATTTTGGTAAAAGGAGGCGATTGGGATCTAAATGCTATTGTAGGAAAAGACTTCGTGGAAAGTTATGGTGGAAGGGTGGTAACAGTGCCGATAACAAAGGGCTTCTCTACAACGGAAATAATCAACAAGATAAGATCTATGGACCAGTTAAATAATAATTCTTAA
- a CDS encoding tRNA (cytidine(34)-2'-O)-methyltransferase translates to MYQESEKLRVVLYQPEIPQNTGNIARTCAATRLPLHLIEPLGFKLSDRYLKRAGLDYWPHVKLFVHPSFDAFIEAVNPSRCILYSTRGTISYDEILYQPGDCLIFGSETRGLPEDLLFSGKYSVAFIPIDRSRVRSLNLSTAVGIVAFEALRQIKTVTAKAFSA, encoded by the coding sequence ATGTATCAAGAAAGTGAAAAATTGAGAGTAGTTCTGTATCAACCCGAAATTCCTCAAAACACCGGAAACATTGCCAGGACATGCGCAGCAACTCGACTGCCTTTACATCTTATAGAACCATTGGGTTTCAAGCTTTCGGACCGATATCTCAAAAGGGCAGGACTTGATTATTGGCCTCACGTAAAGCTCTTTGTGCATCCGTCATTTGACGCATTTATAGAGGCGGTTAACCCATCACGATGTATTCTGTATTCTACTCGAGGAACAATAAGTTACGACGAAATTCTTTACCAGCCGGGAGATTGTTTAATTTTTGGGTCTGAAACCAGAGGGCTTCCAGAAGATCTTTTGTTCTCGGGAAAATACTCTGTCGCCTTTATTCCTATTGATAGAAGTCGAGTGCGAAGTCTAAACCTTTCAACCGCTGTTGGAATAGTTGCCTTCGAAGCTCTCAGGCAAATAAAAACCGTAACGGCTAAAGCCTTTTCAGCATAA
- a CDS encoding recombinase family protein produces MSKDEKITAVYLMVRKSELTPEDGDSYERPLQKQQETIVETMKNRWGIEIDENVHFYRSRRDLFMDVERHKIKRLIVYSLDRLGSSRDEIDGILFELGAEGIELLTVE; encoded by the coding sequence ATGAGCAAAGACGAAAAAATCACAGCAGTTTATCTTATGGTTCGAAAATCTGAGCTTACACCGGAAGATGGAGATTCCTATGAGCGTCCTCTTCAGAAGCAACAAGAAACTATCGTAGAAACCATGAAAAATCGTTGGGGCATAGAGATAGATGAAAATGTTCATTTTTACAGAAGCAGAAGAGATCTTTTTATGGATGTGGAACGTCACAAAATCAAACGACTCATTGTTTATAGCCTTGACAGGTTGGGAAGCTCCAGAGATGAAATTGATGGAATACTTTTTGAGCTTGGAGCCGAAGGAATTGAGCTTTTAACCGTAGAATAA
- a CDS encoding radical SAM protein: protein MRNSEWFFEQGPIRPPSEAASLLLRFTRNCPWNKCTFCPVYKGTTFSRRSLDEIKRDIDVVVRIVDDVKSLSWSVGEGGKVTPYVLQEIARHRKANHSYYHVAQWLLFNTGNVFIQDANSLIMSTDELAKAIRYLRSRIPEVRRVTSYGRSSTIARKSLEELIELKEAGLDRIHIGMESGSDRVLKYVKKGATALQHIEAGQKVKAAGITLSEYIMPGLGGKGYSEEHALETARVLTEINPDFIRLRTLQVPPFGPLWDDVRSGRFVPLTDDEVVHEIRTMIEAMGDVQSTLTSDHIRNLLEEVEGKFPNDKPKMLAVIDEYLALSPEDKLLFRLGRRGGALRSLNEIRNPMVKFRLEQARKELEKELGQDIESIIGELATQHI from the coding sequence ATGCGCAACTCAGAATGGTTTTTTGAACAGGGTCCCATTCGTCCGCCAAGCGAAGCAGCCAGTTTGCTACTTAGATTTACCAGAAACTGCCCCTGGAATAAATGCACTTTTTGTCCGGTTTACAAGGGTACGACTTTTAGTAGGCGTTCCCTTGATGAAATCAAACGGGATATTGACGTTGTGGTGAGAATTGTTGACGATGTAAAGAGCCTTTCTTGGTCGGTTGGCGAAGGCGGGAAGGTAACTCCCTATGTGCTTCAGGAAATTGCAAGGCATCGAAAAGCCAACCATTCCTATTACCATGTTGCTCAATGGCTTCTTTTTAACACGGGTAATGTTTTTATACAGGATGCGAATAGCCTGATTATGTCAACTGACGAACTAGCTAAAGCTATCCGTTATTTGCGATCTAGAATTCCTGAAGTGCGTCGAGTTACGTCCTATGGAAGAAGTAGCACTATAGCAAGAAAATCTCTGGAAGAGCTTATAGAACTCAAGGAAGCTGGGCTGGACAGAATCCATATTGGAATGGAAAGCGGAAGTGATAGAGTGCTTAAATACGTCAAAAAGGGAGCCACAGCCCTCCAGCACATTGAAGCAGGGCAAAAAGTTAAAGCAGCAGGCATAACTCTTTCGGAGTATATTATGCCTGGACTTGGTGGGAAAGGTTACTCTGAAGAACACGCTTTAGAAACTGCTCGAGTGTTGACCGAAATCAATCCTGATTTCATTCGCTTAAGAACTCTTCAAGTTCCGCCGTTTGGACCTTTATGGGATGATGTTCGATCTGGGCGATTTGTGCCTTTAACCGATGATGAAGTGGTGCATGAAATCAGAACTATGATTGAAGCTATGGGAGATGTTCAAAGCACCCTTACTTCCGATCATATTCGGAATCTTCTTGAGGAAGTAGAAGGTAAGTTTCCCAACGATAAACCGAAGATGCTTGCTGTAATTGATGAGTATTTAGCTCTTTCTCCAGAGGATAAACTTCTTTTCAGGCTTGGTCGCCGCGGCGGAGCTCTCAGATCATTAAACGAGATTAGAAATCCAATGGTAAAGTTTCGTCTTGAACAGGCTCGTAAGGAACTGGAGAAAGAGCTTGGACAGGATATAGAATCCATTATCGGGGAGTTGGCTACTCAGCATATATGA
- a CDS encoding rhomboid family intramembrane serine protease, translating into MIPIRDTNPSRGTPIVNYIIIAICVIVFINELALGPALRRFFMLYGIVPARYLRPDIAVHFNLTSQLIPFFSSMFIHGGWLHLIGNMWTLYIFGDNVEHALGHIRYLVFYILSGIIAAIIHIITNPFSTIPTVGASGAIAGVMGAYMFLYPRAKVLALVPIFFFVTFVELPAVIFIGLWFIIQFYSGALSIVSGAGAYGGIAWWAHIGGFIGGVFLLRILRPSKG; encoded by the coding sequence ATGATCCCTATAAGAGACACTAACCCTTCCAGGGGAACTCCAATTGTCAATTACATTATTATTGCTATATGTGTCATTGTTTTCATCAACGAGTTAGCTCTGGGGCCAGCTTTAAGAAGATTTTTCATGCTTTACGGTATCGTGCCTGCACGTTATCTTCGCCCAGACATTGCCGTCCATTTCAACCTCACATCCCAACTTATTCCATTTTTTTCCTCAATGTTTATTCACGGCGGATGGCTTCATCTGATCGGTAACATGTGGACTCTCTACATATTCGGCGATAATGTTGAACACGCTCTTGGACATATTCGCTATTTAGTATTTTACATCCTGAGTGGCATCATTGCAGCGATTATCCATATTATAACAAACCCATTTTCAACCATTCCAACCGTAGGAGCCAGTGGAGCCATTGCAGGAGTAATGGGAGCTTATATGTTCCTGTATCCGAGAGCAAAAGTTCTGGCTCTTGTGCCGATATTTTTCTTTGTCACCTTTGTGGAACTTCCAGCCGTCATATTCATAGGACTCTGGTTTATCATTCAATTCTACAGCGGAGCTCTTTCTATTGTTAGTGGAGCTGGAGCCTACGGAGGCATAGCCTGGTGGGCTCATATTGGCGGATTCATCGGCGGAGTATTTTTGTTAAGAATTCTAAGGCCATCAAAGGGATAA
- the speD gene encoding adenosylmethionine decarboxylase — MKALGKHLIVELYDCDKNLIEHVDQVEAILVEAVNVSKATIIKPVFHQFNPHGVSGVVVIAESHFSIHTWPEYGYCALDIFTCGDQIDSDLALQFLKKAFKAKNMSIMELKRGTLDVPEGELKHKP, encoded by the coding sequence ATGAAAGCACTGGGAAAACACCTGATAGTAGAGCTTTACGATTGCGACAAGAATTTAATTGAACACGTTGATCAGGTGGAAGCCATCCTGGTCGAAGCCGTTAATGTTTCCAAGGCAACCATTATAAAACCTGTATTTCACCAATTTAATCCCCACGGTGTTAGTGGAGTAGTGGTTATTGCGGAGTCTCATTTTTCTATCCATACCTGGCCAGAATACGGTTATTGCGCTCTAGACATTTTTACCTGTGGAGATCAAATTGATTCCGATCTTGCGCTTCAATTCCTGAAAAAGGCCTTTAAAGCCAAAAATATGTCTATAATGGAATTGAAGCGTGGAACGCTGGATGTGCCGGAAGGAGAGCTTAAGCATAAACCATGA
- the speE gene encoding polyamine aminopropyltransferase, with the protein MKRHDNLGSAYLWFREISLNGDSISYLCDQVVWCGVSKYQRIDIVDTRLHGRMLFLDGVAQSSERDEFIYHELLVHPAMFGHPAPERVLIIGGGEGATLREVLRHSTVKRAVLVDIDGELIEVCKKYLPTWHQGSFEDPRVEIVVSDGRAYVEQCTESFDVVIIDLSDPLEDSPAVFLFTREFYTLVRNRLTPQGCVTIQGEGVSPQEHTLHVRIVNTLKEVFPVVKPYIYSLHSFHRPDSHIFVTLQEDWTPEHTAERFIKSGMSLRYLTAEMFRKLFILPSYLQEAYEEDKHIITDENPSFEGVYHRAPLES; encoded by the coding sequence ATGAAACGCCACGATAATCTTGGAAGTGCTTATTTGTGGTTTAGAGAGATTTCTCTGAACGGCGATTCAATTTCCTACCTGTGTGATCAGGTGGTATGGTGTGGTGTTTCAAAGTATCAGAGGATAGATATAGTTGACACGAGACTCCACGGAAGAATGCTTTTCCTGGATGGAGTTGCACAATCTTCTGAAAGGGACGAGTTTATTTATCATGAACTACTGGTTCATCCGGCAATGTTTGGACATCCGGCGCCGGAGCGCGTTCTTATTATTGGAGGAGGAGAGGGGGCGACTCTTCGAGAAGTCCTTCGTCACTCCACCGTAAAGCGAGCTGTGCTTGTAGATATAGACGGGGAACTGATAGAAGTCTGCAAAAAGTATCTTCCTACCTGGCATCAAGGAAGTTTTGAAGATCCTCGAGTTGAAATTGTTGTAAGCGATGGTAGAGCCTATGTTGAGCAATGCACCGAAAGCTTCGATGTTGTTATTATTGATCTCAGTGATCCACTGGAAGACAGTCCGGCAGTTTTCTTGTTTACCCGAGAATTCTACACTCTCGTAAGAAATAGGCTTACGCCGCAGGGATGCGTTACCATCCAGGGAGAAGGGGTCAGTCCTCAGGAGCATACTCTACACGTTCGTATTGTGAACACGTTAAAGGAAGTTTTTCCTGTAGTGAAGCCCTATATCTATAGTCTTCACAGTTTTCATCGACCCGATTCCCACATTTTTGTAACTCTTCAGGAAGATTGGACTCCAGAACATACAGCCGAGCGTTTTATCAAGTCAGGTATGTCTTTGAGATATCTTACGGCTGAGATGTTCAGAAAGCTCTTTATACTTCCTTCATACCTTCAGGAAGCATACGAAGAGGATAAGCATATCATTACTGATGAAAACCCCTCCTTTGAGGGCGTTTACCATCGGGCACCTTTAGAAAGTTGA
- a CDS encoding zinc ribbon domain-containing protein, with product MPIYEYRCLTCGKKTEFITFRISEELPPLVCSNCGGTQLTRLVSRVRVRLSEETRLERLADPSRWGHFDENNPRDVARFMKTIGQEMGGELDSDDIDALVEEASEDSSEDEPEENTPDGES from the coding sequence ATGCCGATCTATGAATATCGCTGTCTTACATGTGGCAAAAAGACCGAATTTATAACTTTCCGAATTTCTGAAGAACTTCCTCCCCTTGTGTGTTCTAATTGTGGGGGGACTCAACTAACAAGACTTGTTTCGCGAGTTAGAGTGCGCCTTTCTGAAGAAACACGACTTGAACGCCTCGCCGATCCTTCACGATGGGGGCATTTTGACGAAAATAATCCCAGGGATGTGGCAAGGTTTATGAAAACAATCGGACAGGAAATGGGCGGTGAATTGGATTCGGACGACATAGATGCTCTGGTTGAAGAGGCTTCTGAAGATAGCTCAGAAGATGAACCAGAAGAAAACACACCCGATGGGGAATCTTGA
- a CDS encoding RluA family pseudouridine synthase: MSSLKESRLKWYVNPKEASTFLGDFLSKVYSVNIELSKSLIEFGCVYVNGIRTQDPGYKLAVDDKVELYLPSYGPKKFYEINPDRILYRDAWILAYNKEPFIPSHQVPYDDYNHVFGGLKRFLSREHPDPYVAIHNRLDAEVSGVLLFSVNKSVNRRLSKIFSSHDVRKIYLLWAEGTPPDNAWTCTKPLSKKDGKYCWVDESEKGKPAKTNFAVIYRKDSKFLIIAEPITGRTHQIRLHLLASGLRLCGDRLYDGPPAPRLMLHGWQMELRHPYTGKSLSIKAPIPDEFFLGEFSDSAARDATERFEKSKR, translated from the coding sequence ATGTCCTCGTTAAAAGAATCTCGCTTAAAATGGTATGTAAATCCAAAAGAAGCGAGCACCTTTCTTGGTGACTTCCTGTCAAAGGTTTATTCTGTAAACATTGAGCTTTCGAAGTCTCTTATAGAATTTGGCTGCGTATATGTAAACGGTATCAGAACACAAGATCCAGGTTATAAACTTGCTGTTGACGACAAAGTTGAGCTTTATCTACCATCCTATGGACCGAAAAAATTTTACGAAATAAATCCTGATCGTATTCTGTATAGAGATGCCTGGATTTTGGCCTATAACAAGGAACCTTTTATTCCATCCCACCAAGTTCCTTACGATGATTACAATCATGTGTTTGGAGGTCTTAAGCGTTTTCTTTCAAGAGAACACCCCGATCCTTACGTGGCAATACATAACAGGCTGGATGCTGAAGTAAGCGGAGTGCTTCTTTTCTCTGTTAACAAAAGCGTTAACCGAAGGCTTTCAAAAATCTTTTCTTCTCATGACGTTAGAAAGATTTATCTCCTCTGGGCAGAAGGAACACCACCTGACAATGCCTGGACTTGCACCAAACCTCTTTCTAAAAAAGATGGTAAGTATTGCTGGGTGGATGAATCTGAAAAAGGCAAGCCGGCAAAGACCAACTTTGCTGTTATCTACAGAAAAGATTCTAAGTTTTTAATCATCGCCGAACCCATAACAGGACGAACACATCAAATCAGGCTTCATCTATTAGCAAGCGGACTTCGGTTGTGTGGAGATCGGCTTTATGATGGACCTCCTGCGCCAAGACTGATGTTACATGGATGGCAAATGGAATTAAGACATCCCTACACGGGAAAATCTTTATCTATTAAGGCTCCGATTCCTGACGAGTTCTTTTTAGGGGAATTTTCCGATAGTGCCGCTCGTGATGCCACCGAAAGATTTGAAAAGTCCAAGCGCTAG
- a CDS encoding tetratricopeptide repeat protein yields MAPRIKKKPIIEPEEVETLIEKIIRKIKENYRWSICIVALICIVGVVFWGYGKYTQSQNEQAAYAYYLIVKDIPTADKDIENWEKMVSAFLSNYDRHPLSVLVRVDLVRLEIEKNRWDKAAREAEAALQNLLPTHPMRPFFLRYLAIAHMEQGHLDDALKYLDELVKVAPEEWKREIYWKKGLIFEAKGKIDEAKASWQEALKINGLFPPEDLIREHMNGKSVAVSNSPNKS; encoded by the coding sequence ATGGCGCCGAGGATTAAGAAAAAACCAATTATAGAACCTGAAGAGGTGGAAACCTTAATCGAAAAAATTATTCGCAAAATCAAAGAAAACTATAGATGGTCAATTTGTATAGTCGCACTGATCTGTATAGTGGGCGTTGTCTTTTGGGGATATGGAAAATATACTCAGAGTCAAAACGAGCAGGCGGCTTATGCCTATTATCTAATTGTTAAAGATATTCCCACAGCCGACAAAGACATAGAGAACTGGGAAAAAATGGTATCGGCTTTTTTGTCAAACTACGATCGACATCCTCTCTCAGTTCTCGTTAGAGTGGATTTGGTTCGTTTAGAAATAGAGAAAAACAGATGGGACAAGGCAGCTCGGGAAGCTGAAGCAGCTCTTCAAAATTTGTTACCCACTCATCCTATGAGGCCCTTCTTTTTGCGTTACCTTGCTATTGCTCACATGGAACAGGGGCATTTGGACGACGCCCTTAAATACCTGGATGAACTCGTTAAAGTTGCCCCTGAAGAATGGAAACGCGAGATTTACTGGAAAAAAGGTCTCATTTTTGAAGCAAAAGGCAAAATAGATGAGGCAAAAGCTTCGTGGCAGGAAGCTTTGAAAATAAACGGGCTTTTTCCCCCAGAGGATCTTATAAGAGAGCACATGAACGGAAAATCGGTAGCTGTCTCAAACTCTCCTAACAAATCTTAA
- the cysQ gene encoding 3'(2'),5'-bisphosphate nucleotidase CysQ codes for MLICGKEIKEELMLDLCRRVGDVICYHYEKGFETFSKEDKSPLTSADLASHQMIIETLRSLYPDIPVVSEESASQPYSDRQSWETFWLVDPLDGTKEFIHRQDEFTVNIALIQKGICQFGIVHVPVYRLTYLGYRDKGSWRIDEKGEKIPIYPSPVSEKGRKIKVGISRFHLDDRTKAFLETFKEACEPVVCGSALKFCYVADGSIDLYLRFGPTWEWDTAAGQSVVEAAGGAVIDLDGNDLIYNKPSLKNGPLIVTGDKEWFINTDFWKWIKDRALI; via the coding sequence ATGTTAATCTGCGGTAAGGAAATAAAAGAAGAATTAATGCTCGATTTATGCCGTCGGGTGGGGGATGTTATATGTTATCATTACGAAAAGGGCTTTGAAACCTTTTCAAAGGAAGACAAATCACCCCTTACAAGCGCTGATCTTGCTTCGCATCAGATGATTATTGAAACACTGCGGTCTTTATATCCTGATATTCCCGTTGTGTCGGAAGAATCGGCATCTCAACCCTATAGCGATCGCCAGAGTTGGGAAACTTTTTGGCTTGTTGATCCTTTGGACGGAACGAAAGAATTTATTCACCGTCAAGATGAATTCACGGTTAATATAGCCCTGATTCAAAAGGGTATTTGCCAGTTCGGTATCGTCCATGTGCCAGTTTATAGACTTACATATTTGGGCTACAGAGATAAAGGAAGCTGGAGAATCGACGAAAAGGGTGAAAAGATCCCTATTTATCCATCTCCAGTTTCTGAAAAAGGAAGAAAAATAAAGGTTGGAATAAGTCGTTTTCATTTGGACGATCGCACCAAAGCCTTTCTTGAAACCTTCAAAGAAGCATGCGAACCTGTTGTTTGCGGAAGTGCCTTGAAATTTTGCTATGTTGCCGATGGTTCTATTGACCTTTATCTTCGGTTTGGTCCAACCTGGGAATGGGACACAGCGGCAGGGCAAAGTGTAGTTGAAGCTGCAGGTGGAGCCGTGATCGATCTTGATGGCAACGATCTCATTTACAATAAGCCTTCTCTTAAAAACGGTCCTTTAATTGTAACAGGCGATAAAGAATGGTTTATTAACACAGATTTCTGGAAATGGATCAAAGATAGAGCCCTTATATAA
- a CDS encoding SufD family Fe-S cluster assembly protein, translating into MHNREQFREKALKAVDKKAAFGEDVDLNSFEKWVEPPEVLSSEAVCSLPEIERELLAMAGIDVTEKERGGTFLQKNTGVAHCSVKQEGVEVIPLRYALEHYDWIWDYYWKVVQVDADKYTSAAELDLHDGYVIRALPGTKTIYPIQACMFMDKENLQQNVHNIIIAEEGSELHVITGCVTSHRMKRGIHIGISEFFVKKNAKLSFTMIHNWAEEMHVRPRSGAIVEEGGLFLNNYVCMRPVQSIQMYPTTHLAGPNAIARFYSIIVGSPGSIYDIGGRIFLNNPGNRAEIVSRAITNGGTIIARGHLIGKSPEIKAHLECRGLILNGGIMHAIPELEGHVDGVEMSHEAAVGKIAQDEIFYLMARGLNEEEATSTIVRGFLNVDIPGLPPQLKAEIDRAIEESNKDVM; encoded by the coding sequence ATGCATAATAGGGAACAATTCAGAGAAAAAGCACTAAAAGCAGTAGATAAGAAAGCAGCTTTTGGAGAAGACGTAGATCTAAACTCCTTCGAAAAATGGGTTGAACCGCCAGAAGTTCTAAGCTCCGAAGCAGTGTGTTCTCTTCCGGAAATAGAACGGGAACTGCTGGCGATGGCTGGTATTGATGTGACCGAGAAGGAGCGAGGTGGAACTTTTCTTCAGAAAAACACAGGAGTAGCTCACTGCAGTGTTAAGCAGGAAGGCGTTGAGGTTATTCCTCTTCGGTATGCTCTGGAACATTACGACTGGATATGGGACTATTATTGGAAAGTCGTCCAGGTAGATGCCGATAAATACACGTCCGCAGCGGAACTTGATCTCCACGATGGATATGTGATTCGAGCTCTTCCAGGCACAAAAACCATTTACCCCATTCAGGCTTGTATGTTCATGGACAAAGAAAATCTCCAACAAAACGTCCACAATATAATCATAGCTGAAGAAGGTTCAGAACTACATGTCATTACCGGCTGTGTGACATCCCACAGAATGAAGCGAGGAATTCACATTGGTATTTCTGAATTTTTTGTCAAGAAGAACGCTAAGCTTTCCTTCACTATGATTCATAACTGGGCGGAAGAAATGCACGTTCGTCCCAGGTCTGGTGCTATTGTAGAGGAAGGCGGGCTTTTCCTTAATAACTACGTGTGCATGAGACCTGTTCAATCCATACAGATGTATCCAACCACACATCTTGCAGGACCCAACGCTATTGCTAGGTTTTACAGCATTATTGTTGGTTCTCCAGGATCTATCTATGATATTGGCGGAAGAATTTTCTTAAACAATCCCGGAAACCGCGCAGAAATTGTATCTAGAGCAATTACAAACGGCGGGACTATCATAGCTAGAGGTCATCTCATCGGCAAATCACCTGAAATTAAAGCTCATCTTGAATGTCGAGGTCTTATCCTGAACGGTGGTATTATGCATGCTATTCCTGAACTGGAAGGTCATGTTGATGGTGTAGAAATGTCCCACGAAGCCGCGGTGGGTAAAATCGCTCAGGATGAAATATTCTACCTCATGGCTAGAGGTCTTAACGAAGAAGAAGCAACATCGACCATCGTTAGAGGCTTCCTCAATGTGGACATCCCCGGGCTTCCTCCTCAACTGAAAGCCGAAATAGACCGAGCTATAGAAGAAAGCAACAAGGACGTTATGTAG